The Bacteroidia bacterium genomic interval CTTTGAGGCAGAATATGTTCTATGGAAAAACGATGCGTGGCAAATGCTTCCTGACTTAAACAGTATTCGCAGCAAGCATTTGCACGCCGATAAACTATTTCACGATCTGTAGGAGAAAGGTATTTCTTGCCCATCTTAGGCAGCGCGTATATCGAGTTCTTTGATAAGATCCCGAATACTTACGTTTCGGATAGAAGAGAGCTCAGCGATCAATTGCATTCTTTCCACATTTAGCTGCTCCATCTTTTCCGTCAAATGTATAAGACGCTGCAGTTCAGGATCAGAAATTTCTTCCGCCTCACGTCTGGCAATCAATTGTGACAACTCCTCCAGTTCTTCCTGGGTAAGTCCATCATTGATTTGCTGTAATAAAGCGGTCTCTTTTTTTCCTAAAGCAGGTGCTCTTTGACTGGCACGTATGCTTAAAAGCTTCTCCAGGGCAATTTCCACCTCATTGGGGCTAAGTTCTTCGAACTTCTCGAATAATTTGCCCAGAGACTTTTTATGTGGCGGTTTTTGTGACATAGAACAAAATTGGTCTAAGCTATACGCTTAATATACGAATAAGTTGACAATTTAGGTACCTTCTGACCGAGCTTTGATCGAATACATCACCGGAATCTTTGCCCCCAAATGCTTGAATTGATACTTATAGCGGCCGATTTCCTTGAGATTCTCAAAACAATTCCAGGTAGAAAAATTGAATTCATTGAAAACCTCCAGCTTCAAGCCGGCACCAATCAAGGCATTCAGAATTTCACTAATCGGGTGGTTCCAGCCATACTCTGCCTGTTTGATATCTGCACTTCGATCTGCATAAGTCCCTTCAGTGGTTTCGGCGATTACTTCCTCATTGAAATAGGAATAATCGATGCTATCCATTTCATAATTGTGCATCCAGATAAAAGGATGAAAGTCCACCATGTAGAATTGTCCGCCCGCTTTTAGGAAGTGGGCAATAACCTTTGCCCATGCATCCAAATCCGGCAACCAACCAATAGTCCCATAAGAAGTAAAAACAATGTCAAATTTTCCTTCCAGATGTTTTGGCAGGTCATAGACATTGCAACAGACAAACTTAGCGGGGATATCCAGTTCCGCAGAGAGTTCTTTTGCCTTGGAAATGGCTGCATCCGAAAAATCCATGCCTGTGACTTCTGCACCTTCCCTCGCCCAGGACAAGGTATCCATTCCAAAATGGCATTGGAGATGAAGCAAAGACTTTCCTTTTACTTCGCCTATTTCTTCCAACTCAACAGAACGCAGGCTACTTGCTCCGGCTTTAAATTTCTCCAACTCATAAAAGTCAGAATGCTCGTGGACAGCCGTTTTCTTGTTCCACAGAGCCTTATTGGCATTAAAATATTGATTAAATCCTTCCATAATAGGTGAGTCCATTCCGAGAGGAATGGGATTAAAAATAAAACGTAATGGAGAGGTGTAAGGGCGTAAAGGTAGGATTTCCTAATCAATCACCCAATTCTTGCTAAACTTTTTCAAATCCTGTGCAATCAGCTTTTCCTCCGTACCTACATATTTCTTTCCAACCAGAGGAAAGGAATAGGCCAGGATGGCACCGTCGGTAGGATCATAAATCATTTTGCTGGGATGATAGGTAAAGTCATCACTTTGTTTGCGGATGTAGAGCACCAAATGCCGCGTATCTCTTTGTAATATAGCTTGTCGCAACTGCTTCTCACTTACGATCTTAAACTCAA includes:
- a CDS encoding class I SAM-dependent methyltransferase, whose product is MDSPIMEGFNQYFNANKALWNKKTAVHEHSDFYELEKFKAGASSLRSVELEEIGEVKGKSLLHLQCHFGMDTLSWAREGAEVTGMDFSDAAISKAKELSAELDIPAKFVCCNVYDLPKHLEGKFDIVFTSYGTIGWLPDLDAWAKVIAHFLKAGGQFYMVDFHPFIWMHNYEMDSIDYSYFNEEVIAETTEGTYADRSADIKQAEYGWNHPISEILNALIGAGLKLEVFNEFNFSTWNCFENLKEIGRYKYQFKHLGAKIPVMYSIKARSEGT